In Zhaonella formicivorans, one DNA window encodes the following:
- the secF gene encoding protein translocase subunit SecF — protein MEFVRRRKIWYILSLLIIIPGLISFALQGLNLGIDFKGGNLLDIEFSQVVTSSELRAATEELKVTAQIQAAGENEFILRTTELTEEQSKAFIKGLTDKFGQLKVHRNEKVSGTIGKELTMKAIYALAIASVLMIIYITFRFEFYFGIAAVLALLHDVFVTIGIFSLFRIEVDSAFVAALLTIIGYSINDTIVIFDRIRENLRHSKKEAIEDVVNASINQTLFRSIATVLTVIIGLVAILVFGGETTRVFALAMLVGTISGAYSSIFTASPLWIDLRKMAENKKRAHAATAK, from the coding sequence ATGGAATTTGTACGCAGACGTAAAATATGGTATATACTTTCCTTGCTGATTATTATTCCTGGTTTGATCTCTTTTGCCTTGCAGGGATTAAATTTGGGCATAGATTTTAAAGGGGGCAACCTGCTTGACATTGAATTTTCTCAAGTGGTTACCAGCAGCGAACTAAGGGCTGCTACGGAAGAATTAAAAGTAACGGCCCAAATTCAAGCGGCCGGTGAAAATGAATTTATCCTCAGGACGACAGAACTTACCGAAGAGCAAAGCAAGGCATTTATCAAAGGGCTGACTGACAAGTTTGGCCAATTAAAAGTCCACCGTAATGAAAAGGTAAGTGGAACTATTGGAAAAGAGCTGACAATGAAAGCAATTTACGCTTTGGCTATTGCTTCGGTTTTAATGATTATTTATATTACTTTTCGCTTTGAGTTTTATTTTGGAATTGCGGCTGTATTGGCTTTGCTACATGATGTTTTTGTTACTATCGGCATCTTTTCCCTATTTAGGATTGAAGTGGACAGTGCATTCGTAGCTGCCCTTTTAACAATTATTGGTTATTCGATCAACGATACTATTGTTATTTTTGACAGGATTCGCGAGAACCTGCGGCACAGCAAGAAAGAAGCCATTGAAGATGTTGTGAACGCCAGTATAAACCAGACTCTGTTCAGGTCTATTGCTACAGTTTTGACCGTAATTATCGGACTTGTGGCTATCTTAGTCTTTGGTGGCGAAACAACCCGTGTTTTCGCTCTGGCTATGCTGGTTGGTACAATAAGCGGAGCTTATTCCTCAATCTTTACCGCCAGCCCGCTCTGGATCGACCTTAGAAAAATGGCTGAAAACAAAAAAAGAGCGCATGCGGCAACTGCAAAATAA
- a CDS encoding type II toxin-antitoxin system PemK/MazF family toxin, with protein MRAVRGLATVKRGDVFAVNLNNEGKRSLIRPVLVIQNDIGNRYCPSVIVVPLISKLKTKKLLFSVLIPAGSKSGLCKDHVALFSQIRTLERHHFTNDNFLGHLDFETMQKVDRAIELSLGLSTIQKLHNRYQMFKEKMTS; from the coding sequence ATGCGGGCTGTAAGGGGTTTGGCAACTGTTAAAAGGGGAGACGTGTTTGCCGTCAACTTAAATAATGAGGGCAAAAGGAGCTTAATCCGACCTGTGCTTGTCATTCAAAACGACATTGGAAACCGTTACTGTCCTTCTGTGATTGTGGTGCCACTAATTTCTAAATTAAAAACGAAGAAACTTTTATTCAGCGTTTTAATTCCTGCCGGCTCCAAGTCAGGTTTGTGCAAAGATCACGTGGCGCTTTTCTCGCAAATCAGGACTTTGGAACGACATCACTTTACAAATGATAATTTTCTTGGACATCTGGATTTTGAAACTATGCAAAAAGTAGACCGGGCCATAGAATTAAGTTTGGGGCTTAGCACTATTCAAAAGCTGCATAACCGATATCAAATGTTTAAAGAAAAGATGACTTCATAA
- the secD gene encoding protein translocase subunit SecD: MRWGNVVKLLVIMVIILGGSFLVFNPLLSLIDLGLDLQGGVHVLMEAQDSPGHKVTSEDMKQLQAVMRERVDELGVSEPVIQRVGENRLVVELAGVKNPEEAVEIIGKTALLEFKTSDGKTILTGKDLKDAQARINSASGEPEINLQFDSAGAKVFADVTSRLAPLPEGDPQKRIAIYLDQKVLTAPEVKDTIPNGQAVISGGFQSFDEAANIAALLRGGSLPVETKIVEKRTVGPTLGSDSLEKSKQAVIIGLITIAMFMLVVYRLPGLIADITLVVFAILVLGGLVSIKAVLTLPGIAGLLLSVGMAADANIIIYERMKDELRNGKTLRAAVEAGFNRAFWTIFDSNLTTIIAAVVLFYLGTGSIRGFAITLIIGIVANMITAILLTRSLLRVTVNIPGLRNSKLYGV, translated from the coding sequence ATGAGATGGGGGAACGTGGTTAAGCTGCTTGTAATCATGGTAATCATACTGGGCGGTAGCTTTTTAGTATTTAACCCTCTGTTGAGTTTGATTGATTTAGGTCTCGATTTACAGGGTGGGGTACATGTGCTGATGGAAGCTCAGGATAGTCCCGGGCATAAGGTTACTTCTGAAGATATGAAGCAGTTGCAGGCTGTGATGAGAGAACGGGTGGATGAACTGGGAGTGAGCGAACCCGTAATCCAACGGGTGGGAGAAAATAGGCTGGTTGTGGAATTAGCCGGTGTCAAAAACCCGGAAGAGGCCGTAGAGATTATTGGCAAAACAGCATTGTTGGAATTTAAAACTTCAGACGGCAAAACTATATTAACAGGTAAAGATTTAAAGGATGCACAAGCGCGAATCAACAGCGCCAGCGGTGAACCTGAAATCAACCTGCAATTTGACAGTGCAGGAGCTAAAGTTTTTGCGGATGTAACCAGCAGGTTGGCTCCGTTACCGGAAGGTGATCCGCAAAAGAGAATTGCTATTTATCTCGACCAGAAAGTGCTGACTGCACCGGAAGTTAAAGATACCATTCCAAATGGACAAGCTGTGATTAGCGGAGGGTTTCAATCTTTTGATGAAGCAGCCAATATTGCAGCCCTGCTGAGGGGTGGTTCTTTGCCTGTGGAAACGAAGATTGTGGAAAAAAGAACTGTTGGCCCGACATTGGGCTCGGATTCTTTGGAAAAGAGCAAGCAGGCTGTGATTATAGGGTTAATCACTATTGCCATGTTCATGCTGGTGGTGTACAGGTTACCTGGTCTAATCGCCGACATAACATTGGTGGTTTTTGCCATCTTGGTACTTGGCGGTTTAGTGAGTATTAAAGCAGTTTTGACCTTACCAGGTATAGCAGGACTCCTGCTGTCGGTAGGAATGGCTGCTGACGCCAATATTATCATTTACGAGCGAATGAAGGATGAGTTAAGAAACGGGAAAACCCTGCGGGCAGCGGTAGAAGCAGGATTTAACAGGGCTTTTTGGACCATTTTCGATTCTAACTTGACTACCATTATAGCTGCTGTTGTTCTTTTCTATTTAGGTACTGGATCCATCAGGGGTTTTGCTATAACGCTGATTATTGGTATCGTGGCTAACATGATTACTGCTATTTTGTTGACCAGATCCCTCTTAAGAGTAACAGTAAACATTCCTGGATTGCGTAACAGCAAATTATATGGGGTTTAA